The following proteins are encoded in a genomic region of Arachis ipaensis cultivar K30076 chromosome B02, Araip1.1, whole genome shotgun sequence:
- the LOC107624938 gene encoding non-specific lipid-transfer protein-like protein At2g13820 isoform X4: MARSSLSLVIMVLVVGATMWNQEAKAQSSSSSSCTSTLTSLSPCLNYIMGSSSTPSSSCCSQLSSVVKSSPQCLCSVLNGGGSNLGIPINQTLALSLPSACKVQTPPVSQCKGVNGGASSGSPVGSPFGSPAESPADSPEGSIAPSYSVAGSKRVPGTNGGSSDGSNIKFPSHFLLSLVIVSCFSSITNL, encoded by the exons ATGGCAAGATCTTCTTTGAGCTTAGTTATTATGGTTCTTGTTGTGGGGGCCACAATGTGGAACCAAGAAGCTAAAgctcaatcatcatcatcatcaagttgCACAAGCACATTAACTAGCTTGAGTCCTTGCTTGAACTACATAATGGGAAGCTCATCAACACCATCATCTTCATGTTGCTCTCAACTCTCAAGTGTGGTTAAATCTTCCCCACAGTGCTTATGCTCTGTCCTTAATGGTGGAGGTTCCAATTTGGGAATCCCCATTAACCAAACTCTTGCTTTGTCTCTTCCTAGTGCTTGCAAAGTTCAAACTCCACCAGTAAGCCAATGCAAag GTGTTAATGGAGGAGCATCTTCGGGTTCTCCGGTGGGATCTCCATTTGGTTCCCCAGCTGAATCTCCAGCTGATTCACCTGAAGGCTCAATTGCACCTTCATATTCAG TTGCAGGATCTAAGAGAGTTCCAGGAACAAATGGTGGGTCATCTGATGGAAGCAACATTAAATTCCCCTCCCACTTTTTACTCTCTCTtgtaattgtttcttgtttctcTTCCATCACCAACCTCTGA
- the LOC107624938 gene encoding non-specific lipid-transfer protein-like protein At2g13820 isoform X3 has product MARSSLSLVIMVLVVGATMWNQEAKAQSSSSSSCTSTLTSLSPCLNYIMGSSSTPSSSCCSQLSSVVKSSPQCLCSVLNGGGSNLGIPINQTLALSLPSACKVQTPPVSQCKGVNGGASSGSPVGSPFGSPAESPADSPEGSIAPSYSGSDSPSVAGSKRVPGTNGGSSDGSNIKFPSHFLLSLVIVSCFSSITNL; this is encoded by the exons ATGGCAAGATCTTCTTTGAGCTTAGTTATTATGGTTCTTGTTGTGGGGGCCACAATGTGGAACCAAGAAGCTAAAgctcaatcatcatcatcatcaagttgCACAAGCACATTAACTAGCTTGAGTCCTTGCTTGAACTACATAATGGGAAGCTCATCAACACCATCATCTTCATGTTGCTCTCAACTCTCAAGTGTGGTTAAATCTTCCCCACAGTGCTTATGCTCTGTCCTTAATGGTGGAGGTTCCAATTTGGGAATCCCCATTAACCAAACTCTTGCTTTGTCTCTTCCTAGTGCTTGCAAAGTTCAAACTCCACCAGTAAGCCAATGCAAag GTGTTAATGGAGGAGCATCTTCGGGTTCTCCGGTGGGATCTCCATTTGGTTCCCCAGCTGAATCTCCAGCTGATTCACCTGAAGGCTCAATTGCACCTTCATATTCAGGTTCAGATTCTCCCTCAG TTGCAGGATCTAAGAGAGTTCCAGGAACAAATGGTGGGTCATCTGATGGAAGCAACATTAAATTCCCCTCCCACTTTTTACTCTCTCTtgtaattgtttcttgtttctcTTCCATCACCAACCTCTGA
- the LOC107624938 gene encoding non-specific lipid-transfer protein-like protein At2g13820 isoform X2, whose amino-acid sequence MARSSLSLVIMVLVVGATMWNQEAKAQSSSSSSCTSTLTSLSPCLNYIMGSSSTPSSSCCSQLSSVVKSSPQCLCSVLNGGGSNLGIPINQTLALSLPSACKVQTPPVSQCKGKKIKMTDKRQQREYKANNLFGHGMNFVGVNGGASSGSPVGSPFGSPAESPADSPEGSIAPSYSVAGSKRVPGTNGGSSDGSNIKFPSHFLLSLVIVSCFSSITNL is encoded by the exons ATGGCAAGATCTTCTTTGAGCTTAGTTATTATGGTTCTTGTTGTGGGGGCCACAATGTGGAACCAAGAAGCTAAAgctcaatcatcatcatcatcaagttgCACAAGCACATTAACTAGCTTGAGTCCTTGCTTGAACTACATAATGGGAAGCTCATCAACACCATCATCTTCATGTTGCTCTCAACTCTCAAGTGTGGTTAAATCTTCCCCACAGTGCTTATGCTCTGTCCTTAATGGTGGAGGTTCCAATTTGGGAATCCCCATTAACCAAACTCTTGCTTTGTCTCTTCCTAGTGCTTGCAAAGTTCAAACTCCACCAGTAAGCCAATGCAAaggtaagaaaataaaaa TGACAGATAAAAGACAACAGAGAGAATATAAGGCTAATAACTTATTTGGTCATGGCATGAATTTTGTAGGTGTTAATGGAGGAGCATCTTCGGGTTCTCCGGTGGGATCTCCATTTGGTTCCCCAGCTGAATCTCCAGCTGATTCACCTGAAGGCTCAATTGCACCTTCATATTCAG TTGCAGGATCTAAGAGAGTTCCAGGAACAAATGGTGGGTCATCTGATGGAAGCAACATTAAATTCCCCTCCCACTTTTTACTCTCTCTtgtaattgtttcttgtttctcTTCCATCACCAACCTCTGA
- the LOC107624938 gene encoding non-specific lipid-transfer protein-like protein At2g13820 isoform X1, which produces MARSSLSLVIMVLVVGATMWNQEAKAQSSSSSSCTSTLTSLSPCLNYIMGSSSTPSSSCCSQLSSVVKSSPQCLCSVLNGGGSNLGIPINQTLALSLPSACKVQTPPVSQCKGKKIKMTDKRQQREYKANNLFGHGMNFVGVNGGASSGSPVGSPFGSPAESPADSPEGSIAPSYSGSDSPSVAGSKRVPGTNGGSSDGSNIKFPSHFLLSLVIVSCFSSITNL; this is translated from the exons ATGGCAAGATCTTCTTTGAGCTTAGTTATTATGGTTCTTGTTGTGGGGGCCACAATGTGGAACCAAGAAGCTAAAgctcaatcatcatcatcatcaagttgCACAAGCACATTAACTAGCTTGAGTCCTTGCTTGAACTACATAATGGGAAGCTCATCAACACCATCATCTTCATGTTGCTCTCAACTCTCAAGTGTGGTTAAATCTTCCCCACAGTGCTTATGCTCTGTCCTTAATGGTGGAGGTTCCAATTTGGGAATCCCCATTAACCAAACTCTTGCTTTGTCTCTTCCTAGTGCTTGCAAAGTTCAAACTCCACCAGTAAGCCAATGCAAaggtaagaaaataaaaa TGACAGATAAAAGACAACAGAGAGAATATAAGGCTAATAACTTATTTGGTCATGGCATGAATTTTGTAGGTGTTAATGGAGGAGCATCTTCGGGTTCTCCGGTGGGATCTCCATTTGGTTCCCCAGCTGAATCTCCAGCTGATTCACCTGAAGGCTCAATTGCACCTTCATATTCAGGTTCAGATTCTCCCTCAG TTGCAGGATCTAAGAGAGTTCCAGGAACAAATGGTGGGTCATCTGATGGAAGCAACATTAAATTCCCCTCCCACTTTTTACTCTCTCTtgtaattgtttcttgtttctcTTCCATCACCAACCTCTGA
- the LOC107624938 gene encoding non-specific lipid transfer protein GPI-anchored 2 isoform X6, producing the protein MARSSLSLVIMVLVVGATMWNQEAKAQSSSSSSCTSTLTSLSPCLNYIMGSSSTPSSSCCSQLSSVVKSSPQCLCSVLNGGGSNLGIPINQTLALSLPSACKVQTPPVSQCKGVNGGASSGSPVGSPFGSPAESPADSPEGSIAPSYSGSDSPSVWCILLL; encoded by the exons ATGGCAAGATCTTCTTTGAGCTTAGTTATTATGGTTCTTGTTGTGGGGGCCACAATGTGGAACCAAGAAGCTAAAgctcaatcatcatcatcatcaagttgCACAAGCACATTAACTAGCTTGAGTCCTTGCTTGAACTACATAATGGGAAGCTCATCAACACCATCATCTTCATGTTGCTCTCAACTCTCAAGTGTGGTTAAATCTTCCCCACAGTGCTTATGCTCTGTCCTTAATGGTGGAGGTTCCAATTTGGGAATCCCCATTAACCAAACTCTTGCTTTGTCTCTTCCTAGTGCTTGCAAAGTTCAAACTCCACCAGTAAGCCAATGCAAag GTGTTAATGGAGGAGCATCTTCGGGTTCTCCGGTGGGATCTCCATTTGGTTCCCCAGCTGAATCTCCAGCTGATTCACCTGAAGGCTCAATTGCACCTTCATATTCAGGTTCAGATTCTCCCTCAG TTTGGTGTATTCTATTGTTGTAG
- the LOC107624938 gene encoding non-specific lipid-transfer protein 3 isoform X5 — MARSSLSLVIMVLVVGATMWNQEAKAQSSSSSSCTSTLTSLSPCLNYIMGSSSTPSSSCCSQLSSVVKSSPQCLCSVLNGGGSNLGIPINQTLALSLPSACKVQTPPVSQCKGKKIKMTDKRQQREYKANNLFGHGMNFVGVNGGASSGSPVGSPFGSPAESPADSPEGSIAPSYSGSDSPSVWCILLL; from the exons ATGGCAAGATCTTCTTTGAGCTTAGTTATTATGGTTCTTGTTGTGGGGGCCACAATGTGGAACCAAGAAGCTAAAgctcaatcatcatcatcatcaagttgCACAAGCACATTAACTAGCTTGAGTCCTTGCTTGAACTACATAATGGGAAGCTCATCAACACCATCATCTTCATGTTGCTCTCAACTCTCAAGTGTGGTTAAATCTTCCCCACAGTGCTTATGCTCTGTCCTTAATGGTGGAGGTTCCAATTTGGGAATCCCCATTAACCAAACTCTTGCTTTGTCTCTTCCTAGTGCTTGCAAAGTTCAAACTCCACCAGTAAGCCAATGCAAaggtaagaaaataaaaa TGACAGATAAAAGACAACAGAGAGAATATAAGGCTAATAACTTATTTGGTCATGGCATGAATTTTGTAGGTGTTAATGGAGGAGCATCTTCGGGTTCTCCGGTGGGATCTCCATTTGGTTCCCCAGCTGAATCTCCAGCTGATTCACCTGAAGGCTCAATTGCACCTTCATATTCAGGTTCAGATTCTCCCTCAG TTTGGTGTATTCTATTGTTGTAG
- the LOC107624937 gene encoding non-specific lipid transfer protein-like 1 gives MIKPINIQRHLPTIKSFFNPPKTNMGQLTYAFQITMISTVLIIIMGSLNLVKGQITTPCTTSMITNFTPCANFITGSSSNGLAPSSSCCDSLRSLMSNSIDCACLVISANAPIPLPINSVLALFLPQACNINELPLQCKASGSPIPAPGPAMLGSNDQSLPPIAESPLSPQASEAPNFETSQPTLAPLEAKSKPLKKNKNSRKLQEYSYQ, from the exons ATGATCAAACCAATCAACATCCAAAGACACTTACCTACAATCAAATCATTCTTTAACCCACCAAAGACTAATATGGGACAACTCACATATGCTTTCCAAATCACTATGATATCAACCGTACTAATTATAATTATGGGTTCACTAAACTTGGTTAAGGGTCAAATTACTACACCATGCACAACATCAATGATAACCAATTTCACACCATGTGCAAACTTCATCACAGGAAGTTCAAGTAATGGATTAGCACCATCATCTTCATGTTGTGATTCACTAAGGTCTTTGATGAGTAATAGTATAGATTGTGCTTGCCTTGTGATATCAGCCAATGCTCCAATCCCATTACCTATTAACAGTGTTCTTGCCCTTTTTCTTCCACAAGCATGCAACATCAATGAACTTCCTTTACAGTGCAAAG CTTCTGGCTCTCCTATACCAGCTCCAG GTCCAGCAATGCTTGGATCAAATGACCAATCACTTCCTCCAATAGCTGAATCCCCACTAAGCCCACAAG CTTCTGAGGCACCCAATTTTGAGACTTCACAACCAACATTGGCACCACTAGAAGCAAAATCAAAACCattgaagaagaataagaactcaAGAAAACTCCAGGAATACAGTTACCAATAA
- the LOC107624936 gene encoding plastidial lipoyltransferase 2 isoform X1: MVIYETEFAEDQAVVYASKWDFSVTPDHDYIKYPVIRHEFVEYSPFISASMSFSTFAHPLQPVQVIPILISETIQIHILRSKAKDIVKEKKAQLENEGDCSDTLIVLQHPSVYTLGTASTKDNLNFNINNAPFNVYRTERGGEVTYHGPGQLVLYPIINLRRHKMDLHWYLRTLEELVIRVLSSTFSIQASRVEGLTGVWVGNEKVAAVGIRVSHWITYHGLALNVTTDLTPFKWIIPCGIRNREVGSIKGLLLREAQSSNMAANGTNDLHSIMHDDGGLIGITRNSLIEEFSRVFQLEYHHRTISVPMLYERNQSDLVTETQQS; the protein is encoded by the exons ATG GTCATATACGAAACTGAATTTGCAGAAGACCAGGCAGTTGTTTATGCTTCTAAATGGGATTTTAGTGTTACTCCTGACCATGATTATATAAAG TATCCCGTAATCAGACATGAATTTGTTGAATACAGTCCCTTCATCAGCGCCTCCATGTCCTTCTCTACCTTTGCACACCCACTCCAACCTGTCCAAGTCATTCCAATTCTCATATCTGAAACCATCCAAATTCACATCTTACGGAGCAAGGCT AAAGACATTGTGAAGGAAAAGAAGGCTCAGCTTGAGAATGAAGGAGATTGCAGTGACACCCTTATTGTTCTGCAGCACCCTTCTGTGTATACATTGGGTACTGCCAGTACCAAGGACAACCTAAATTTCAACATCAACAATGCACCCTTTAATGTTTATCGTACTGAGCGAGGTGGTGAAGTTACATACCATGGTCCTGGCCAGCTAGTTCTGTACCCTATTATCAATCTAAGAAGACACAAGATGGATCTACATTGGTACCTCAGGACACTGGAAGAGCTTGTCATTCGTGTTCTTTCTTCGACATTTTCCATTCAAGCTTCTCGAGTGGAAGGTTTAACTGGTGTCTGGGTTG GAAATGAGAAAGTTGCAGCTGTAGGTATAAGAGTGTCTCATTGGATAACATACCATGGCTTAGCACTTAATGTCACAACAGATTTGACTCCCTTCAAATGGATCATCCCATGTGGCATACGCAACCGCGAGGTTGGAAGCATTAAAGGGTTGTTACTGAGAGAAGCTCAATCATCAAATATGGCTGCTAACGGAACAAATGATCTGCATTCTATTATGCATGATGATGGCGGTCTAATTGGTATTACTCGCAACTCCTTGATTGAAGAGTTTTCAAGAGTGTTTCAGCTTGAGTACCATCACAGAACTATTTCTGTACCTATGTTGTATGAAAGGAATCAAAGTGATCTTGTTACTGAAACACAGCAAAGTTGA
- the LOC107624936 gene encoding plastidial lipoyltransferase 2 isoform X2, producing the protein MNLLNTVPSSAPPCPSLPLHTHSNLSKSFQFSYLKPSKFTSYGARLCELFDLHQEQVPYEVAWSWQKDIVKEKKAQLENEGDCSDTLIVLQHPSVYTLGTASTKDNLNFNINNAPFNVYRTERGGEVTYHGPGQLVLYPIINLRRHKMDLHWYLRTLEELVIRVLSSTFSIQASRVEGLTGVWVGNEKVAAVGIRVSHWITYHGLALNVTTDLTPFKWIIPCGIRNREVGSIKGLLLREAQSSNMAANGTNDLHSIMHDDGGLIGITRNSLIEEFSRVFQLEYHHRTISVPMLYERNQSDLVTETQQS; encoded by the exons ATGAATTTGTTGAATACAGTCCCTTCATCAGCGCCTCCATGTCCTTCTCTACCTTTGCACACCCACTCCAACCTGTCCAAGTCATTCCAATTCTCATATCTGAAACCATCCAAATTCACATCTTACGGAGCAAGGCT CTGCGAGCTCTTTGATTTGCACCAAGAGCAAGTCCCTTACGAAGTGGCATGGTCTTGGCAGAAAGACATTGTGAAGGAAAAGAAGGCTCAGCTTGAGAATGAAGGAGATTGCAGTGACACCCTTATTGTTCTGCAGCACCCTTCTGTGTATACATTGGGTACTGCCAGTACCAAGGACAACCTAAATTTCAACATCAACAATGCACCCTTTAATGTTTATCGTACTGAGCGAGGTGGTGAAGTTACATACCATGGTCCTGGCCAGCTAGTTCTGTACCCTATTATCAATCTAAGAAGACACAAGATGGATCTACATTGGTACCTCAGGACACTGGAAGAGCTTGTCATTCGTGTTCTTTCTTCGACATTTTCCATTCAAGCTTCTCGAGTGGAAGGTTTAACTGGTGTCTGGGTTG GAAATGAGAAAGTTGCAGCTGTAGGTATAAGAGTGTCTCATTGGATAACATACCATGGCTTAGCACTTAATGTCACAACAGATTTGACTCCCTTCAAATGGATCATCCCATGTGGCATACGCAACCGCGAGGTTGGAAGCATTAAAGGGTTGTTACTGAGAGAAGCTCAATCATCAAATATGGCTGCTAACGGAACAAATGATCTGCATTCTATTATGCATGATGATGGCGGTCTAATTGGTATTACTCGCAACTCCTTGATTGAAGAGTTTTCAAGAGTGTTTCAGCTTGAGTACCATCACAGAACTATTTCTGTACCTATGTTGTATGAAAGGAATCAAAGTGATCTTGTTACTGAAACACAGCAAAGTTGA
- the LOC107624936 gene encoding plastidial lipoyltransferase 2 isoform X3: MSFSTFAHPLQPVQVIPILISETIQIHILRSKAKDIVKEKKAQLENEGDCSDTLIVLQHPSVYTLGTASTKDNLNFNINNAPFNVYRTERGGEVTYHGPGQLVLYPIINLRRHKMDLHWYLRTLEELVIRVLSSTFSIQASRVEGLTGVWVGNEKVAAVGIRVSHWITYHGLALNVTTDLTPFKWIIPCGIRNREVGSIKGLLLREAQSSNMAANGTNDLHSIMHDDGGLIGITRNSLIEEFSRVFQLEYHHRTISVPMLYERNQSDLVTETQQS, from the exons ATGTCCTTCTCTACCTTTGCACACCCACTCCAACCTGTCCAAGTCATTCCAATTCTCATATCTGAAACCATCCAAATTCACATCTTACGGAGCAAGGCT AAAGACATTGTGAAGGAAAAGAAGGCTCAGCTTGAGAATGAAGGAGATTGCAGTGACACCCTTATTGTTCTGCAGCACCCTTCTGTGTATACATTGGGTACTGCCAGTACCAAGGACAACCTAAATTTCAACATCAACAATGCACCCTTTAATGTTTATCGTACTGAGCGAGGTGGTGAAGTTACATACCATGGTCCTGGCCAGCTAGTTCTGTACCCTATTATCAATCTAAGAAGACACAAGATGGATCTACATTGGTACCTCAGGACACTGGAAGAGCTTGTCATTCGTGTTCTTTCTTCGACATTTTCCATTCAAGCTTCTCGAGTGGAAGGTTTAACTGGTGTCTGGGTTG GAAATGAGAAAGTTGCAGCTGTAGGTATAAGAGTGTCTCATTGGATAACATACCATGGCTTAGCACTTAATGTCACAACAGATTTGACTCCCTTCAAATGGATCATCCCATGTGGCATACGCAACCGCGAGGTTGGAAGCATTAAAGGGTTGTTACTGAGAGAAGCTCAATCATCAAATATGGCTGCTAACGGAACAAATGATCTGCATTCTATTATGCATGATGATGGCGGTCTAATTGGTATTACTCGCAACTCCTTGATTGAAGAGTTTTCAAGAGTGTTTCAGCTTGAGTACCATCACAGAACTATTTCTGTACCTATGTTGTATGAAAGGAATCAAAGTGATCTTGTTACTGAAACACAGCAAAGTTGA